A DNA window from Rubripirellula tenax contains the following coding sequences:
- a CDS encoding DUF5060 domain-containing protein, which translates to MESLEKRQLLAVGVIAPVGAELFSEAGSYHEYGTSGSQWYDGSGISDASVVETGDPIPTLWPEHVAGNNSTRVSRIRLASEVNVLTFDLGGTFDVSGMVLWNSTEAGQTDRGFENTVLSYSTDGGLTFTGSDSLTWTERGADGSANQGNTPTPPVALFAPEVKMLSSAVGGVTHVRMNVDNFSTAGSDNIVMASEIRFIGESAASTSGVYNEANGLVVMEMENTPSDLGLWQEQTQLSNYTGDSYFQFLGNNYQSGPANSPLEYRFRINTPGLYYLHLRSAKENSADPTRTDISNDAYVRVDGDYNAGPGPHGSHGNNASLSLLQSNTKFFGGALNSFKWDSGNQLDPGGDTNKRVAVYDFKAGEEYTLVVSGRSKFYSIDRIVFRHESTAVGTAQNLNTPESSFIPAQDTGNVAITGELKQWHKTTLTLDGPTASESGSVNPFTDYRMNVTFTHPASGLSYTVPGYFAADGDAANTGATSGNKWRAHLAADVEGSWNYSISFRTGTNVAVNDSPTAGTALAPLHGITGSFTIGATDKTGDDFRAKGRLEYVGEHYLQFAGTGDFFIKQGPDAPENLLAYADVDGDFKTDGNYNRGTFASEAESIKQWNAHEADWNAGDPTWSQVDGTQGTYGKGLIGAINYLASEDLNAFSFLTMNINGDDKNVFPYTTYSERSRIDVSKLDQWEIVFEHGDKMGMYLHFKTQETENDQLLDGGDLGNERKLYYRELIARFSHHLGMNWNLGEETTNTTQQLKDFAQYFHDNDPYRHNVVLHTYPGQKDQRYTPLLGSASELTGLSLQTSQADFSNVHVDTATWVANSAAAGKKWVVAVDEPGDAQHALRPDNDAGNSHVDGRKNALWGTLMAGGAGNEWYFGYGHAESDLTLEDFRSRDNWWDYTRYAKSFFEDFDIPFWEMIGDDSISTASNDYGFYKEGEVYTVYLKNGGTTSLNLGTSPANEVFNVKWFDPRNGGGLLDGTVTQVNGGGTVSLGQPPNSVGEDWAILVTSEFFVPGLAVDGAFLVNADNDSDIAALTDGMVINLATMDTTNLNIRATTEGAAGSVGFALTGATTRNQSETVAPYALFGDDSGNYRPGTLNVGQHTLVVTPFSEASLNGTAGQPITIHFVVSDGNTNSPPTGSVTITGTLTEGQTLTASNTLADGDGIGPIRYQWQRDGVNVSGATGNTYALNTADVGTKISVVASYTDGSGKLEQVSSALDQPATYSFAARTNFPVIDAGEVVYYADNPNDALAINAAVVADRDKFARASHTFTGQSGVYPLRITTLTEEDGESIYRLLVNGSVVGTYQNPRIGSGSPLDLQPNQHVWNDIALQSGDIVSVESNTDTNGEIPEGTGTAWARGRWRSLDLFTGVGPVVADNSGPTINKVFLVDSDSDADIVELTNGAVISLTELARTTLNARATTNLAVGSVRFALSGATTKNQTESVAPYALFGDTAGDFAAGTLALGQHTLVVTPYSGGGLTGTVGTPVTIVFEVTDAVTSVVGRSVAYRGAGATYGEGLADPNKSALHGPGATASMANYTNYSQGLNRVIVDIDNLPATTLTQPDFEFRVGNTEDFGNNLAWTSMPSSAIDVATLTGATKRVTIDWPHQAIMNRWLEVTVKANANTGLDQDDVFYFGNQVGDVDGSISPSKHVTVNAFDTLDVRFHQSPSSNSVGIDNIYDIDRNGSVNAFDTLDVRFNQMPSGGLMMITLPPPAAPTTAASIASAAIQNPDNALDVNGDGQVTALDALMGINFLGQTIPSSELTGFAGRPSPAHFYDVNGDGRVTALDSLQIINKLGRASNQHSEQIPIPQLESTSDDDDDLDWVSDNSAGIEATIDSALSDW; encoded by the coding sequence TTGGAGTCGCTTGAAAAACGGCAACTGCTGGCGGTCGGCGTGATCGCTCCCGTCGGTGCTGAATTGTTCAGCGAAGCCGGTTCCTATCATGAATATGGGACGAGCGGAAGCCAGTGGTATGACGGCTCGGGTATCTCCGATGCCAGCGTTGTTGAAACCGGTGATCCGATTCCCACCCTCTGGCCGGAACACGTTGCGGGCAACAACAGCACGCGAGTTTCCAGAATCCGACTCGCTTCGGAAGTCAATGTACTAACGTTCGATCTTGGTGGGACATTTGATGTCAGCGGAATGGTGCTTTGGAATAGCACCGAGGCGGGACAAACCGATCGTGGTTTTGAAAACACCGTCCTGTCCTATTCGACCGACGGCGGATTGACCTTCACCGGCAGCGACTCGTTGACGTGGACCGAACGGGGTGCAGACGGTTCGGCCAATCAGGGAAACACGCCGACACCGCCGGTCGCCTTGTTCGCACCCGAAGTCAAGATGCTGTCCAGTGCGGTCGGAGGTGTCACGCATGTCCGAATGAACGTCGATAATTTCTCGACTGCCGGATCTGACAATATCGTCATGGCGTCAGAAATTCGATTCATCGGTGAATCGGCGGCATCGACGTCAGGTGTTTACAACGAAGCAAACGGCTTGGTTGTCATGGAGATGGAGAACACTCCGTCGGACTTGGGTTTGTGGCAGGAACAGACTCAGTTGTCGAACTATACCGGCGATAGTTATTTTCAGTTTCTTGGCAACAACTACCAAAGCGGACCCGCGAATTCGCCTTTGGAGTACAGGTTTCGCATCAACACTCCGGGGCTCTATTACCTGCACCTGCGATCCGCCAAAGAAAACAGCGCTGATCCGACGCGAACCGACATCAGCAATGACGCCTACGTTCGCGTCGACGGAGACTACAACGCTGGCCCCGGCCCGCACGGTAGCCATGGCAACAACGCATCGCTAAGTCTGTTGCAGAGCAACACCAAGTTTTTCGGCGGCGCTCTGAACAGCTTCAAATGGGATTCCGGTAATCAGCTTGACCCGGGCGGAGACACCAATAAACGAGTCGCTGTTTACGATTTCAAAGCGGGCGAGGAGTACACGTTGGTCGTGTCGGGCCGATCAAAGTTTTACAGCATCGATCGAATCGTGTTCCGACACGAGAGTACCGCTGTTGGCACAGCCCAAAACCTGAACACACCCGAATCGTCTTTCATCCCTGCTCAGGACACGGGCAACGTGGCGATCACGGGCGAGTTGAAGCAATGGCACAAAACCACGTTGACGCTTGATGGCCCCACGGCCAGCGAGAGTGGTTCTGTCAATCCGTTTACGGACTACCGCATGAACGTCACGTTCACGCATCCCGCCAGCGGACTTTCCTATACGGTTCCCGGCTATTTCGCCGCCGACGGCGATGCCGCCAATACGGGCGCGACCAGCGGAAACAAATGGCGTGCCCACTTGGCGGCCGATGTCGAGGGTTCGTGGAACTATTCGATCTCGTTCCGTACCGGGACCAATGTTGCGGTCAACGACAGTCCCACGGCCGGCACTGCCTTGGCTCCGCTTCATGGAATCACGGGCAGTTTTACGATCGGCGCGACGGACAAGACGGGTGATGATTTTCGTGCCAAGGGACGCCTTGAATACGTCGGCGAACACTATTTGCAATTCGCCGGAACGGGCGATTTCTTCATCAAGCAAGGTCCCGATGCACCGGAGAACCTGTTGGCATACGCCGATGTGGATGGAGACTTCAAGACCGACGGAAACTACAACCGAGGAACGTTTGCTAGTGAAGCCGAATCCATCAAGCAATGGAATGCACACGAGGCTGATTGGAATGCCGGTGATCCAACATGGTCGCAGGTCGACGGCACGCAAGGCACGTACGGCAAAGGACTAATCGGCGCGATCAACTACTTGGCCTCGGAAGACCTCAATGCGTTTTCCTTCCTGACGATGAATATCAACGGAGACGACAAGAATGTTTTCCCCTATACGACATATTCCGAGCGGAGTCGCATCGACGTTTCCAAGCTCGACCAATGGGAGATCGTTTTCGAGCATGGCGACAAGATGGGAATGTACTTGCATTTCAAAACCCAAGAAACCGAAAACGACCAACTGCTTGATGGCGGCGACTTGGGCAACGAGCGAAAGCTCTATTATCGCGAGTTGATTGCAAGATTCAGTCACCACCTGGGCATGAACTGGAATCTGGGCGAAGAGACGACGAACACGACACAGCAACTCAAGGATTTTGCCCAGTACTTCCACGACAATGATCCGTACCGGCACAATGTCGTTCTCCATACTTATCCCGGGCAAAAAGATCAGCGATACACACCGTTGCTAGGAAGTGCATCGGAGCTGACGGGCTTGTCGCTGCAAACCAGTCAAGCCGATTTCTCGAATGTTCACGTAGACACGGCGACGTGGGTCGCGAACTCGGCAGCCGCAGGTAAGAAATGGGTCGTTGCCGTCGACGAACCGGGTGACGCCCAGCACGCGTTACGACCCGACAACGATGCGGGCAACAGTCACGTCGACGGCCGGAAAAATGCCCTCTGGGGAACCTTGATGGCAGGTGGCGCCGGCAACGAATGGTATTTCGGTTACGGGCACGCCGAATCGGATTTGACTCTCGAGGACTTCCGAAGTCGCGACAACTGGTGGGACTACACCCGATATGCGAAATCGTTTTTCGAAGACTTCGACATCCCGTTTTGGGAAATGATCGGCGACGACTCGATCAGCACCGCGTCGAACGACTATGGTTTCTACAAAGAGGGCGAGGTCTACACGGTTTATTTGAAGAACGGCGGCACGACCAGTTTGAATCTCGGCACTTCGCCGGCGAACGAAGTATTCAATGTCAAATGGTTTGATCCGCGAAACGGAGGCGGGCTACTGGACGGCACGGTGACCCAGGTCAACGGTGGCGGAACCGTGTCGCTGGGGCAACCGCCCAACAGTGTTGGCGAAGACTGGGCCATTCTGGTGACTTCCGAATTCTTCGTACCCGGACTGGCCGTCGATGGAGCCTTCCTAGTCAACGCCGACAACGATTCTGACATCGCAGCGTTGACCGACGGCATGGTGATCAACCTGGCCACGATGGATACGACCAATCTGAATATCCGAGCAACCACCGAGGGCGCCGCAGGAAGCGTCGGGTTCGCGCTCACGGGCGCAACCACACGCAACCAATCGGAAACCGTCGCCCCCTACGCTCTGTTCGGCGACGACAGCGGAAACTATCGACCGGGGACGTTGAACGTCGGACAACATACCTTGGTCGTGACGCCGTTCTCAGAAGCGAGTTTGAATGGCACGGCGGGCCAGCCGATCACGATTCACTTCGTCGTCAGCGATGGGAACACCAACAGCCCGCCCACCGGATCGGTGACCATCACCGGCACGTTGACCGAAGGCCAAACGCTAACGGCATCCAATACTCTGGCCGATGGCGATGGGATCGGTCCGATCAGGTATCAGTGGCAGCGCGATGGCGTGAATGTATCCGGCGCAACCGGCAACACCTACGCTTTAAACACAGCGGACGTCGGAACCAAGATCAGCGTCGTGGCCAGCTACACCGACGGCAGCGGCAAGCTAGAACAGGTCAGCAGCGCGCTCGATCAGCCCGCAACGTATTCGTTCGCCGCGCGAACCAACTTTCCGGTCATCGATGCAGGCGAGGTGGTTTATTACGCCGACAACCCCAATGACGCGTTGGCGATCAACGCAGCCGTTGTCGCCGATCGCGACAAGTTCGCCCGCGCGTCGCACACCTTCACGGGGCAGTCCGGCGTCTACCCCCTGCGGATCACAACGCTGACCGAAGAGGATGGCGAATCCATCTATCGTTTGTTGGTCAACGGATCCGTGGTTGGCACCTACCAAAACCCTCGCATCGGATCGGGCTCACCGCTGGATCTGCAACCCAATCAACATGTTTGGAACGACATTGCTCTGCAATCGGGTGACATCGTTTCGGTTGAATCCAATACCGACACCAATGGTGAGATTCCCGAAGGTACTGGAACAGCCTGGGCACGAGGCCGTTGGCGATCGCTCGACTTATTCACAGGTGTTGGTCCCGTCGTAGCCGACAACAGCGGTCCGACGATCAACAAAGTATTCCTGGTCGACTCTGATAGCGACGCAGACATCGTCGAACTGACGAACGGTGCAGTGATCAGCCTGACCGAACTCGCCAGGACAACCCTAAATGCCCGTGCGACGACCAACCTCGCCGTTGGAAGTGTCCGATTCGCACTCAGCGGAGCGACAACAAAGAACCAAACTGAAAGCGTGGCACCCTATGCTTTGTTCGGCGATACTGCTGGGGATTTCGCTGCCGGGACTCTGGCACTCGGCCAGCATACACTGGTCGTCACGCCCTACTCGGGTGGAGGTCTAACTGGCACAGTTGGAACTCCTGTAACCATCGTGTTTGAAGTCACAGATGCGGTTACCAGCGTTGTTGGTCGCAGCGTGGCTTACCGTGGCGCCGGTGCGACCTACGGCGAAGGCCTGGCCGACCCGAACAAATCGGCGCTGCATGGGCCCGGCGCGACGGCATCGATGGCGAACTACACCAATTACTCACAGGGACTCAACCGAGTCATCGTCGACATCGACAACCTGCCCGCGACAACGTTGACGCAACCCGATTTCGAATTCCGCGTCGGTAATACCGAGGACTTTGGCAACAACCTCGCATGGACTTCCATGCCGTCTTCGGCGATCGACGTGGCGACACTGACGGGCGCCACCAAGCGTGTCACGATCGACTGGCCCCATCAAGCCATCATGAATCGATGGTTGGAAGTCACTGTCAAGGCAAACGCCAACACCGGACTTGACCAAGACGATGTGTTCTATTTTGGCAATCAAGTCGGTGACGTCGACGGATCTATCTCGCCATCTAAGCATGTGACCGTCAATGCCTTTGACACGCTGGATGTCCGGTTCCACCAAAGCCCAAGCAGCAACAGCGTTGGCATCGACAACATCTATGACATCGACCGCAACGGTTCGGTCAACGCTTTCGATACCCTGGACGTCCGATTCAACCAGATGCCTTCGGGCGGGTTGATGATGATCACCCTGCCGCCGCCGGCGGCACCAACAACCGCAGCCAGCATTGCCAGTGCGGCGATACAGAATCCGGACAACGCGCTGGACGTCAACGGCGATGGCCAAGTCACGGCGCTAGACGCGTTGATGGGGATCAACTTCCTTGGACAAACGATTCCCTCGTCCGAGTTGACCGGGTTTGCCGGACGTCCGTCGCCTGCCCACTTCTATGACGTCAATGGTGACGGGCGAGTTACGGCGCTGGATAGTTTGCAGATCATCAACAAGCTGGGGCGCGCATCCAACCAACATTCCGAGCAAATTCCCATTCCCCAACTAGAATCGACATCCGATGATGACGACGACTTGGATTGGGTTTCGGACAATTCGGCTGGGATAGAAGCGACGATCGATTCGGCGCTGAGCGACTGGTAA
- a CDS encoding PEP-CTERM sorting domain-containing protein (PEP-CTERM proteins occur, often in large numbers, in the proteomes of bacteria that also encode an exosortase, a predicted intramembrane cysteine proteinase. The presence of a PEP-CTERM domain at a protein's C-terminus predicts cleavage within the sorting domain, followed by covalent anchoring to some some component of the (usually Gram-negative) cell surface. Many PEP-CTERM proteins exhibit an unusual sequence composition that includes large numbers of potential glycosylation sites. Expression of one such protein has been shown restore the ability of a bacterium to form floc, a type of biofilm.), which yields MTYLLSSNRCLRSLKACVAVVLISLCHGVPASADYVISIGTPGAENVDLEQSRANQSIDFFLGEDLGGSAAQPVSSVVAFFSLEQGLIEGIIVPAGTETATNATGTVSATGAGTVGYFGAGNLAASTISKESDTSFLINQEFTNAMQPVNDSLAPLRWFTVNVDTTGLAPGTYGVTLSSPNASFRNSMNRPVAARANLSFTVTAIPEPSSVVAIAILGGGSLLVRRFRRRKSQKTSV from the coding sequence ATGACCTATCTCTTAAGCAGCAACCGCTGCCTCCGATCGTTGAAAGCTTGCGTTGCGGTTGTACTGATCTCGCTGTGCCATGGAGTGCCCGCGTCGGCGGACTATGTGATCTCGATTGGCACTCCCGGCGCGGAAAACGTCGACCTGGAACAATCGCGTGCGAATCAATCCATCGACTTCTTTCTAGGGGAAGACCTTGGCGGCAGTGCCGCGCAACCCGTCTCGAGCGTCGTTGCCTTCTTCAGCCTAGAACAGGGTTTGATCGAAGGAATCATCGTGCCGGCAGGAACCGAGACGGCGACCAACGCGACGGGCACGGTCAGCGCCACCGGCGCTGGGACGGTTGGCTATTTTGGCGCCGGCAATTTGGCTGCCTCGACGATCTCGAAGGAATCCGATACATCGTTTCTGATCAATCAAGAATTCACTAATGCGATGCAACCAGTCAACGACTCTTTGGCACCGCTGCGATGGTTCACCGTCAATGTGGATACGACCGGTCTGGCCCCAGGCACCTACGGAGTCACGCTAAGCAGTCCCAACGCATCATTTCGCAATTCGATGAACCGTCCCGTCGCAGCGAGGGCCAATCTAAGCTTCACCGTTACGGCGATTCCAGAACCCAGTTCCGTCGTTGCGATTGCGATTCTGGGTGGTGGTAGTTTGTTGGTCCGTCGTTTCCGACGTCGCAAAAGCCAGAAGACTTCGGTCTAA